The genomic stretch GCACAAGGATTTGTGACACCAAAAGAACCAATCACTACCGTAACGATACTTAATACCAATACACAAAAAATTATTAAAGCCGAAGTGGAAGTAGAAGATGGACAAGTGAAGACGGAAGGAACCTATGAAATCCCTGGTGTTCCAGGTACTGGCTCACCTATTTATCTTTCATTTACCCAAGCTGAAGGAGCCGTAACAGGAAAGCTTTTTCCAACCGGAAATGCTATTGATATGATTAAAACATCCAAGGGACTTATACCAGCATCAATTGTCGATGTAGCTAACCCTCTTGTATTTGTAAAAGCAGAGGATATCGGCCTTACAGGCTATGAGTTGCCTGCTGAATATTCGGAAGACACTCTTTATTATTTAGAAGAAATCCGCTCACAAGCAGCTGAAATTTGCGGATTCGCTAAGAAAGAAGAGGCAACAATAAAATCACCAGCTGTTCCTAAAATGACAATTATTGCTCCTCCGAGAAATTATAAGGACAGCTCAGGAAGGGAACGGAAAAGTGAAGAAATGGATGTGGCTATTCGTATGATGTCTATGCAAAAACCACATCAAGCATTAGCTATAACCGGTGCGATTTGTACAACAGCTTCAGCATTTCTGGAGGGAACAATTGTTTCAAAACTCGTTGATATTCATAGCCCTGTCATTCGCTTGGCTCATCCTGCAGGTATCATGGAAACAAAAGTAGATTTCATTGCCGGACAAATGCAAGGCATTAAGGTGATGCGTACAGCAAGGATGATTTTAGAGGGGTACGTATATACAAAGCATAACTACCAAGTTGCGCACCAGTTAGCGTAAGCGGTAACTATCAAAGCTGTTCATAGAGAACAATAATTTCATGAAAACGGAGGGGTTCGAAGGATGTGGGTTGTGACCATCTATTCTAGTCAAAATGAAATGAGAATGTTTGAGTTTGAATCAGAACAAGAAGCACGTACGGTATTTGAGCAAGAAAAAGGGTACAAGATTTTATCTCAAGTTCTGTATCCAAGCAATCCTTCGCTGGCGTTAACGGTTGTGTGAGGAAGAGCCACATGAAAAAATTTCATGTGGCTTTTTTATATCTTTTTTTTCACAAACTATTATTTCATACAATGAATAGTCTTTTTTGTTTTCAATAGATACGCAAGAGAAAGTTTTTAATACATAACTACTTGGAGAGTATGGGAGAGATAATTAATATCTTAGAATATAGATTTGCTTGGAAGAAAGCATGCCTATAATTATAAAAAGAAAAAATTTTCTGAAAAAAGTTGTTGCTAATCTCCATAAAACTATTTATAATTCAAATCAATTAGGAAAGCGCTTTCTTTAATTAGGAGATGAAAGGGGTCTTTACATGATAGGTGACAATCAAGCGTTGCTTATAATGAAAGGAATTAAAAAGAGTTTTTCCAATAACCATGTTCTAAAAGGCATTGATTTAAATGTTAAAGCTGGAGAAGTACATGTTCTGTTAGGAGAAAACGGAGCTGGAAAATCAACTCTCATTAAAATTTTAACAGGGGCTTACGAAAAGGATGACGGAGAGATTTATTGGGAAGGAAAGCTTGTGCAGATTAACAATCCGGTAGATTCTATGAAGCTTGGAATCGCAACAATTTATCAAGAGCTTAACGTTATTCCACAGCTGAAAGTCTATGAAAATATTTTCCTTGGCAGGGAATTAAAGCAACGTGGAAAGGCTTCTCTTTTAAATCATAAACAAATGAGAGAAGAAGCAAAGCGCTACTTGACCATGCTAGGACAAAGCCCAGATCTTGCAGATAAGCAGCTCAGTGAATTAGGGATTGGTCAGCAACAATTAGTAGAAATTGCTAAAGCGCTTACCTTAGATGCGAAGTTAATCATTATGGATGAGCCAACTGCCAGCCTAAGTTCTACAGAAGTTGAACAGTTATATTCAACAGTAGAAGGCCTTACGAAAAAAGGTATTGCAATTGTTTTTATTTCTCATAGGCTGGATGAAATTAAGCGAATGGGAGACCGAATTACTATTTTACGAGATGGTTTTCAAATTGATACGCTACCAGTTCGCACAACAACAACGGATAAGTGGATTGAGCTTATGGTTGGAAGAACTCTAGATGAAAAATATCCAAAGCAATCATTTGTACTTGGAGGTGAAGGTTTTCGTATCAAAGATTTTCATGTCAAAGGTTTTAAAGAAAAGCTTAACTTTACCCTGAGATACGGTGAGATTGTCGGCATTTCCGGATTGGTTGGAGCAGGAAGAACAGAGTTGGCTAGAGCAATCTTTGGCGCTGACCAAAAAGAAAGCGGAAGCGTATATATCGATAAGAAAGAAGTTCATATTAAATCACCTAAAGACGCCATCAATGCAGGCATTGCATTCATTACCGAAGATCGAAAGAATGAAGGGTTACTGCTGGATCAACCTCTAGATTTTAACATCTCCTTAGCTAATACAAAAATGTTCAAGCAAAAAAACAATCTTATCAATTTAAACACCATTAAGAAAACAGCAGACAACTATATTAAAGAACTTCGAGTACGTCCTGACAATATTGAGCTTCATGCTCGTAAGCTAAGCGGTGGCAATCAGCAGAAAGTCGTTATTGCCAAATGGCTTTGCACGCAAGCAAAAGTTTTCATTTTTGATGAACCGACTCGAGGGATTGATGTAGGTGCCAAAGTCGAGGTATATCGTTTAATGAATGAGCTTGTAGAAAAGGGTGCAATTGTTCTTATGATTTCATCTGATTTACCAGAAATTCTTGGAATGTGTGATCGTGTACTTGTAATGAATGAAGGTAAATTTACGGCTGATTTAGAGATTCAAGAAGCAAATCAAGAAATAATCATGAAAGCAGCGACAGGAGGCTGAACGTAATGAGTGAAGTTATTATTCAAAAAAAGCCAATGCATAACGAAAAGAAGTCACTTAAGCACTACTTAGGTAAGTTTGGTGCCTTAATTGGTCTTGTTATATTAAGCGTTATTCTTACAATGCTATCTGACAAATTCCTTACTGTAAATAATATTATGAATATCGCTCGTCAGTCCTCTATTAATGCTCTATTAGCACTTGGAATGCTTTTACCTATTTTAACAGCAGGCATTGATTTATCTGTTGGATCAATACTAGCTGTTTCAATTATGGTCATGGGTATTGTCTCTGTTACTATGGGATTGAATCCAATTCTAGGTATTCTTGTTTGTTTATTAGTTGGTATATTCTTTGGATGGTTAAATGGAATTTTACTTACAAAACTTCGCTTGCCTCATCCATTTATCTCAACGCTTGGCACGATGAATATTGCTCGTGGTATTGCGTTAATTATTACTGCTGCAGCTCCTATTGCAGGCTTTCCTTACATGATTCAATTTTTAGGTGGAGAGTTTGTTGGGCCGATTCCAATCAGTTTTTTACTTGTCATTGTGATGTACGTTATCTTCCACATCTTTTTAACAAGAACACAAACAGGCCGATATATTTATGCAATTGGGGGCAATAAAGAAGCAGCCCACTTATCAGGAATTAATGTAGATCGCGTTCTCATTATAGTTTATACAATCAGCGGCTTTATGGCAGCGCTGGCTGGACTTGTTATGGTTGGACGCGTCAATTCTGCGTTCCCGCTCGCTGGTTTATCTTACGAATTAGATGCAATTGCAGCCGTTATTATCGGAGGAGCAAGCTTCTTTGGAGGGGTAGGTACTGTATGGGGAACGCTAATTGGAGCCATGATCATTGCCGTATTAAGAAATGGACTGAATTTACTCAATGTTTCAGCTGATTTTCAAATGGCGGTTATTGGAGTTGTCATTATCGCAGCAGTATATGTAGACGTACTTAGACAGAGAAAAAGTAAAAAAGGCTCATGAAAATTAAGCGTTTACATTTTGGTTATCTATTCTAAAGGGGGAAATGATGATGAAAAAAGGATTCAGAAAGTTAGGGATGTTAACAATGGCAGCTGGGTTACTAGTTGCGGCAGGGTGCAGTGGTGATAAAGCATCTGGAGGAGGAGAAGAAAGCGTAACGGTCGTGTTAAAAACGCTAAGTAGTCCTTATTGGAAGTATGTTGAAGCAGGAGCAAAAGAAGCCGGAAAAGATCTAGGTGTGGATGTAAATATAGTTGGACCAGCTTCTGAATCGCAAGTTATTGAACAGGTAAATATGATTGAGGATTCTATCAATCAAATGCCGGGAGCAATTGTAGTATCACCATCTCAGCCTTCAACGGTTGTACCTGTCTTAAAGCAAGCAACTCAAGGTAATTTACCAGTACTGTTAATTGATACAGATGCTGATTTTGAGGAAAAAACGGCATTTATTGGTACAGATAACTATACGGCTGGTCAAGAAGGCGGAAAACTTCTTGCATCCATGCTAGAAAAAGGGGATAGCGTTGCTTTAATTGCAGGAGCACTTGGGAATTCAGCAATGGATGCTCGTATTAAAGGAGCGAAAGAAGAACTTGAAAAGGCAGGTATGAAGATTGTAGCTGAACAGCCAGCTGATAGTGATAAAACGAAAGCGATGTCGGTTATGGAAAACATTATGCAAAAAAATAAAGATGTAAAAGGTGTATTTTCTGCAAATGATGATATGGCACTTGGCGCTTTACGTGCTCTTGAAGGCAAAGGAGATATTCCTGTAATTGGTACGGATGGAACGGTTGAAGCTGTTGAATCAATTATTGCTGGTAAGATGGCTGGTACGATTGCGCAAAGTCCATACGACATGGGATATCAAGGTGTAGAAAATGCGTTAAAAACGATTAAGGGTGAAAAAATTGAAAAACGCATTGATAGTGGAATTGATATCATCACACAAGAAAACGCTCAGGAAAAGCTAGAGTTTTTACAGAGTATTTCAAAGTAATAGCAGTGTTAAGCTCTTAATGTGCGATAGAAACTCTTAATCGGGCGTGTTAAGAATCCATGTAGAAAGCGCCTTGTAAAGGATATGAATAACTCATTCATGATAAGATAATTAAAAGAGAAGATTAAGAGGAGAAGAACTAGAATGAAAACAACAATTTATGATGTAGCGAAAAAAGCTGGAGTTTCTATCGCCACTGTATCAAAAGTTATTAACGAAACAGGTCGTATCGGTGAGAAGACGAGAAAAAAAGTTCACAAGGTCATGGAAGAGCTCGATTATCAACCAAGTAGCGTAGCTGCAGCTTTGACTGGAAAGAAAACGTATACAATTGGTGTGTTAGTACCAGATATTTCAAATCCCTTTTTTGCAGAGGTAGCGCGTGCTTTTGAAAATAGTGCGCAATCTGCAGGATATACACTGTTTCTTTGTAGTACGGATAATCAGCCAGAACGTGAAAACGAATATGTAGAGCTCTTGTTAAAAAAGCAAGTAGATGGCATTGTGGTTGCTACTGAGCTAAATAATTTTAAGTTAGTAAACAAAATTGTAAGCAGGGAGTTGCCACTTGTTCTGTTTTCTGTAGATCATCCGTCAGTTTCCACTCATGTTGTGACCACAGATGATGTAAGAGGTGGTTATTTAGCAGGAAATCACTTAACAAGTAAAGGGCACCGTCAAATAGCAATTATTATGGAACAAGATCGTAGCAGTAGTAAAGCACGTTTAAATGGGTTTACACAGGCATTAAACGAAGAGAAGGTTCTTTTAGAAGATAGTGATGTAATTAGCTGTCGTTCAGTTATTGAGGATGCCAAAAGAGCAGCGCGTGAACTTTTATCAGGCCCTAAAAAACCTACCGCTGTCTTTGCCTGTACGGACTTAATTGCCGTAGCGGTTATGAATGAGGCTCGAAAACAGGGATTAGCTATTCCTGGGGATTTATCGGTTATTGGATTTGACAATACAATCTATGCTGAAATGGCTGATCCTGGATTAACAACCATTGAGCAACCGATTACGCAAATGGCTGAATACACGTTTGCGCAGCTCTTAAAGACTATTAACGGAAGTGAGTCCATTAAACAAAGGGTTATGCTAACTCCTGAACTTATCGAGCGGGGGTCTGTTAAAAACATATTGGAGTAAAAGGGGAGAGGTTCTGTGAACAAAGTAAAGGTAGGAATTGTAGGGTTAGGCAGGCTTGGAATTCAGCATGCTGAGAATTTAGCTTTTCGCATTCCAAACTGTGAATTAAAAGCAATTTGCGGCTTAAATACGGAGCAGTTAGCCGAACTAAGTGATAAGTGGAATATTCCATATACGTATACATCCTATGAAGAAATGTTACAGAACAGTGAGCTCGATGCCATTTTTATTGCTTCACCTTCTAATTTCCACTGTGATCAAATTCAGCAAGCATTAGAAGCGGGGTATCATGTGTTCAGTGAAAAGCCATTAGGGCTTTACTTAGAAGAGGTGGAAAAGATTGAGACAATTATTAATCGCCACCAAGACAAAGTATTTATGCTGGGCTTCATGAGAAGGTATGATGATTCATATGCATATGCCAAAAAACAAATTGAACAAGGGGCAATAGGTGAACCTGTGATGGTTCGCTGCTACGGGTTTGATCCTACGGAAGGCTTGGAATCATTTTTGAAATTTGCCCAAAAAAACTATAGCGGCGGTATATTCTTAGACATGGCTGTGCATGATTTTGACCTTGCCAGATGGTATCTTGGAGCTGAAGCCGAGCAGGTGTGGGCAATTGGAGGAGCATATTCAGTTCCAGCATTCACAGAGTTAAATGATGCAGAAACAGGAGCGGCTCTTGTAAAGTTTTCAAATGGTACGATGGGTCTTTTTGCAGCAGGAAGAAATAGCCGTCACGGGTATCATATTGAAACAGAAATTATCGGTACAAAAGGAAGTCTGCGAATTGGAACTGTTCCTGAAAAGAACGCGGTAACCATTTTTAACGACGCAGGTGCTTTGAAGGAGTGCGTATCCAATTTTAATGAACGATTCGCACAGGCATATTTGTCAGAGGTTGAAGAATTTATTCATTGTATTCAAACGGGGAACAAGCCAACTATCACTGCTAAAGATGGCGTGCAGGCTTCGCTATTGGGATATGCGTGTAAAGAATCATTTGAAACGGGTGAGCTGGTTTATGTTAAATCTTACTCTAGCACAAAGTAACAATAAGACGCCTCACATTATGTGAGGCGTTCTCTACACCTTTTATGGAGTTATACGGACAGCCTTTGGTGTTGATCTGCAGGTTGATAACTCGTGGTTTGCTCAGGTAATGCTAAAAATCTTGTTAGGAAAGCGCCAACAAAGTAAAGGATGGCAAAGATCCACATTAAGCCACCGACACCGACAGGACCGATAAATAATGCCACAATAGCTGGGCCAACAAATGCAGCTAGACCAGACCCTAAGTTCAATACGGACATTGCAGCTCCTTTATTATCAGGAGCAAGAGATGGGACAAGAGCAGTTAACGGCACGTACCCAGCTAAAGCCGCTCCATAGAAGCAGGCAACTAGCATCAATGCCCAGTAATTATGGCCAAAAATTTGGGGTGTATAGTAAAGTGCAAGTGTAGCTAGTCCGCATCCAACGCCACCGAACCACGTTACGGTGTTAACCCAGCCGAACTTATCACCAATAACACCAAAGATGAGGTTAAAGACAATATTGACAAAAAATAATGTGCCCCATATTTGGAGCCATTCTGTAATCGTAAAGTTAAAACCAACCATATACGTTGGTAAAAAGACCACAAAGCCAAATTTTGCAGCGGAATTAATAATCTTTACTACGCCACCAATCGCTACTTTCGGCTTCTCAGCCATAATAGTTAAACCTTTTAGAAGTTCTTTTGTTTTGTTATCGCTTACAATTTTACCGTTAAATCGATCTTTGTTAATGACGATAGATAAAATAGCACCAATCGCAACGAACACTAAAGCAGTCCATAGCGTCGCAACTTCTCCAATTCGGCTTACCATTATGCTAGAGTATAAAGCGCCGATAACGCTAAGACCAAGCTCAAAGACAAACCAAAACCAGCCAACAGCTCTAGCTAATGATTGCTGAGGCGTGTTATAAGAAACCCAAACTAAAAATGAATAAGCAAAAAGTGGATAGCCTAACCCGCGAAGTCCATAAGATAAGAGAATTAAAGGATAGTTCAAGCTTGGAATAGCTATGCCAATAAAAACAATAGAACCAATAATAAATGAAACAACGCCAATAATCATTGTCTTTCTCGGGCCCCACATTTGAACAAGGACACCTGAAAACCATGCGCTAATGGCAACAGTAATACCATAAAGGGAAAATAAAAAACCAGCTTGTTCCATTGATAAACCACGTTCTACTAGATAAGGTGATAGCCATCCGTGCTCAAGGCCATCTCCAATCATGAATACAACGATACCTATGTAGCCCCAAAATAGATTAGAAGGAATGCCCATTCTGTCAATCCATGAGTTCTTCGTTTCAAGCATATTCATTTGTCCATCCACCACTTTCAAAGTTTTTAAGAAAGGAAAGCGCTTAACTCTATTCACAAAAAGAAGTATACGGTTACATTTCTGAAAAGTCAATTAAATTTATGAGGTTTTTGGACTCTTTAAAATTCATTTTAACTTTGATAAAGGACAATTGAATGTTTATATAATAAGGTTAGAAAAAGATAATTTAGTTTTTCTCAGAAATTAAGTTATTTAAAAATTAAAAAAATATTGAGATTCACTAGAATGTATGTATAATAGAATTTAAGAAAGCGCTTAACTTAATTTTAAATTGAGCAATGCGTACTAGAGTTAACAGTATGGATGGGAGGATATAAAACAATGACTCATATTTTAACGGTGGGGATAATAGGAGCAGGAAGAATTGGAAAGCTTCATGTTGATAACTTAAAGCTAATTCCACAAATTAAAATTAAAGCGGTTTCAGATGTGGTGGTAGATCACCTGCATGATTGGGCTAAAACAAATGAAATTGACGTCTTAACAACGAACTATCAGGATTTATTAAATGATGGTGAAATTGATGCAGTGTTTATTTGTTCACCAACCAATACACACGCAGCTATTATTAAAGAAGCTGCTCAAGCAAAAAAACATATTTTTTGTGAAAAGCCGGTTAGCTTCTCTGTTGAAGAAACACACGATGCGTTAAAAGCAGTAGAAGCAGCTGGAGTGAAGCTTCAAGTAGGGTTTAATCGCCGCTTTGATCCAAACTTTAAAAAGGTACGAGAGCTTGTAAAAACAAATGAAATTGGGCAGCCTCACGTCTTAAAGATAACGTCTCGTGATCCACAGCCTCCAAGCATAGATTATGTGAGAGCATCTGGCGGCTTATTTATGGATATGATGATTCATGATTTTGATATGGC from Bacillus sp. 1780r2a1 encodes the following:
- a CDS encoding 3-methylitaconate isomerase, encoding MRIPVTIMRGGTSKGIFLNMDHMPSDQALWKDFLLDIMGSPDQRQIDGLGGANSLTSKAAIIKQSEIEGVDVEYTFAQISVDHQLVDFKGNCGNISSAVGPYAIAQGFVTPKEPITTVTILNTNTQKIIKAEVEVEDGQVKTEGTYEIPGVPGTGSPIYLSFTQAEGAVTGKLFPTGNAIDMIKTSKGLIPASIVDVANPLVFVKAEDIGLTGYELPAEYSEDTLYYLEEIRSQAAEICGFAKKEEATIKSPAVPKMTIIAPPRNYKDSSGRERKSEEMDVAIRMMSMQKPHQALAITGAICTTASAFLEGTIVSKLVDIHSPVIRLAHPAGIMETKVDFIAGQMQGIKVMRTARMILEGYVYTKHNYQVAHQLA
- a CDS encoding sugar ABC transporter ATP-binding protein; amino-acid sequence: MIGDNQALLIMKGIKKSFSNNHVLKGIDLNVKAGEVHVLLGENGAGKSTLIKILTGAYEKDDGEIYWEGKLVQINNPVDSMKLGIATIYQELNVIPQLKVYENIFLGRELKQRGKASLLNHKQMREEAKRYLTMLGQSPDLADKQLSELGIGQQQLVEIAKALTLDAKLIIMDEPTASLSSTEVEQLYSTVEGLTKKGIAIVFISHRLDEIKRMGDRITILRDGFQIDTLPVRTTTTDKWIELMVGRTLDEKYPKQSFVLGGEGFRIKDFHVKGFKEKLNFTLRYGEIVGISGLVGAGRTELARAIFGADQKESGSVYIDKKEVHIKSPKDAINAGIAFITEDRKNEGLLLDQPLDFNISLANTKMFKQKNNLINLNTIKKTADNYIKELRVRPDNIELHARKLSGGNQQKVVIAKWLCTQAKVFIFDEPTRGIDVGAKVEVYRLMNELVEKGAIVLMISSDLPEILGMCDRVLVMNEGKFTADLEIQEANQEIIMKAATGG
- a CDS encoding ABC transporter permease, coding for MSEVIIQKKPMHNEKKSLKHYLGKFGALIGLVILSVILTMLSDKFLTVNNIMNIARQSSINALLALGMLLPILTAGIDLSVGSILAVSIMVMGIVSVTMGLNPILGILVCLLVGIFFGWLNGILLTKLRLPHPFISTLGTMNIARGIALIITAAAPIAGFPYMIQFLGGEFVGPIPISFLLVIVMYVIFHIFLTRTQTGRYIYAIGGNKEAAHLSGINVDRVLIIVYTISGFMAALAGLVMVGRVNSAFPLAGLSYELDAIAAVIIGGASFFGGVGTVWGTLIGAMIIAVLRNGLNLLNVSADFQMAVIGVVIIAAVYVDVLRQRKSKKGS
- a CDS encoding sugar ABC transporter substrate-binding protein, whose amino-acid sequence is MKKGFRKLGMLTMAAGLLVAAGCSGDKASGGGEESVTVVLKTLSSPYWKYVEAGAKEAGKDLGVDVNIVGPASESQVIEQVNMIEDSINQMPGAIVVSPSQPSTVVPVLKQATQGNLPVLLIDTDADFEEKTAFIGTDNYTAGQEGGKLLASMLEKGDSVALIAGALGNSAMDARIKGAKEELEKAGMKIVAEQPADSDKTKAMSVMENIMQKNKDVKGVFSANDDMALGALRALEGKGDIPVIGTDGTVEAVESIIAGKMAGTIAQSPYDMGYQGVENALKTIKGEKIEKRIDSGIDIITQENAQEKLEFLQSISK
- a CDS encoding LacI family transcriptional regulator, producing MKTTIYDVAKKAGVSIATVSKVINETGRIGEKTRKKVHKVMEELDYQPSSVAAALTGKKTYTIGVLVPDISNPFFAEVARAFENSAQSAGYTLFLCSTDNQPERENEYVELLLKKQVDGIVVATELNNFKLVNKIVSRELPLVLFSVDHPSVSTHVVTTDDVRGGYLAGNHLTSKGHRQIAIIMEQDRSSSKARLNGFTQALNEEKVLLEDSDVISCRSVIEDAKRAARELLSGPKKPTAVFACTDLIAVAVMNEARKQGLAIPGDLSVIGFDNTIYAEMADPGLTTIEQPITQMAEYTFAQLLKTINGSESIKQRVMLTPELIERGSVKNILE
- a CDS encoding Gfo/Idh/MocA family oxidoreductase, whose protein sequence is MNKVKVGIVGLGRLGIQHAENLAFRIPNCELKAICGLNTEQLAELSDKWNIPYTYTSYEEMLQNSELDAIFIASPSNFHCDQIQQALEAGYHVFSEKPLGLYLEEVEKIETIINRHQDKVFMLGFMRRYDDSYAYAKKQIEQGAIGEPVMVRCYGFDPTEGLESFLKFAQKNYSGGIFLDMAVHDFDLARWYLGAEAEQVWAIGGAYSVPAFTELNDAETGAALVKFSNGTMGLFAAGRNSRHGYHIETEIIGTKGSLRIGTVPEKNAVTIFNDAGALKECVSNFNERFAQAYLSEVEEFIHCIQTGNKPTITAKDGVQASLLGYACKESFETGELVYVKSYSSTK
- a CDS encoding MFS transporter; translated protein: MNMLETKNSWIDRMGIPSNLFWGYIGIVVFMIGDGLEHGWLSPYLVERGLSMEQAGFLFSLYGITVAISAWFSGVLVQMWGPRKTMIIGVVSFIIGSIVFIGIAIPSLNYPLILLSYGLRGLGYPLFAYSFLVWVSYNTPQQSLARAVGWFWFVFELGLSVIGALYSSIMVSRIGEVATLWTALVFVAIGAILSIVINKDRFNGKIVSDNKTKELLKGLTIMAEKPKVAIGGVVKIINSAAKFGFVVFLPTYMVGFNFTITEWLQIWGTLFFVNIVFNLIFGVIGDKFGWVNTVTWFGGVGCGLATLALYYTPQIFGHNYWALMLVACFYGAALAGYVPLTALVPSLAPDNKGAAMSVLNLGSGLAAFVGPAIVALFIGPVGVGGLMWIFAILYFVGAFLTRFLALPEQTTSYQPADQHQRLSV
- the iolG gene encoding inositol 2-dehydrogenase, with product MTHILTVGIIGAGRIGKLHVDNLKLIPQIKIKAVSDVVVDHLHDWAKTNEIDVLTTNYQDLLNDGEIDAVFICSPTNTHAAIIKEAAQAKKHIFCEKPVSFSVEETHDALKAVEAAGVKLQVGFNRRFDPNFKKVRELVKTNEIGQPHVLKITSRDPQPPSIDYVRASGGLFMDMMIHDFDMARYIMDSEVVEVSAHGTVLVDPAIGEAGDIDTAIVTLKFENGALGVIDNSRQAVYGYDQRLEVFGNKGVATADNCIPTTVQVSTSEHVVKEKPLYFFLERYTQAYVEEVKEFATACLTDQPVTCSGNDGFQAERIAKAAKESLLSGRPVRLEESYVTNG